The genomic interval TACGTAATGTCCGTTATTTACCTGCTCTTTTTTGAGATCATGGCACAACGCACGGGCAGACCGGTATTCGATATGTTGGCAAGGCAACTGCCCGGCCAGTTGACGTATTTCCTGATTGGGGGCGCGTTTCATTATCGCGAGTCCCTGCTACGCCGCCGGACTTGGCCCATAGTGATCCTCTCGGGGTTATGGCTGGTATTTGGCTCTGGACCTCTCGATGCCATTCTCGCCCCGATCTGCCTTGGCTTTGTTGTCATGTATTTTGCCATGGGGATACCCTCCCTCGGGAATTTCGGACGCTATGGCGATCTTTCCTACGGAATTTATATCATCCATTTCCCGGTATTGCAGTTTCTCGTCTGGAAAGGGTTTTTTGCCCGAAGCCCGGAAATTGCCTTTTTCGCGGCTATCGCAGTCATAAATTTATTGGCCTGGGGATCGTGGCATCTGGTCGAAAAACGCTGGTTGCGCAAATCTTCGCACTATGTTCTGTCGACCGGACAAGCATCCTGATGCGGTCGAATGCATGAGAGCGAGATGAGCCTCCCTGTCCTGATCACCGGCGCATCAGGATTCGTCGGAAAGTCTTTGAGCAATCACCTGGGCGCACAAGGTCACGTGGTGAGGGGCGGGATGCGAGCGCCGACGGAGCAGTTTCCATTTCCGTCCATTGCGGTCGGGAATATCGGTCCTGAGACGGATTGGACGGCTGCGCTCGCAGGATGCCAAGCGGTTGTGCACCTGGCTGCGCATGTGCATGTGATGCGGCACCGGGCGGGTGATGCATCCGGCGACTTCCATCGCGTCAACGTGGAAGGCAGCGAGAACCTCGCGCGCCAGGCCGCGCGTGCCGGTGTGCGCAGATTCGTGTTCCTGAGTTCGGTGAAGGTCAACGGCGAGGAAGGCGCGCAACGCGCCTTCGTGGAAAGCGATCCCGTCATGCCGATGGATGCGTATGGCACATCCAAAGCCGAGGCCGAATCGAAAGTTGGTTTTGAAGATGATTTTGGGCCAAAATGAAATTTTGGTTATCCGAAATGGAGGCAACATGCAATTAACGGCTGTTCTCATCCACGCGGAAGAAGGCGGGTTTGTAGCTCTCAATCCAGAGACAGGTACAACGACGCAGGGAGAAACGATTGACGAAGCACTGGCCAACCTGCAGGAAGCCACTTCCCTTTATCTTGAAGAGTTTCCAACAGTCGTTTCCGGCCCCCCTCTGGTAACCACTTTTACAGTTCTTGCGCGTGCCTAAATTACCCCGTGTCTCGGGTGCCCAAGCGATTCGGGCGCTCGAGAGGTTGGGCTTCGCGGTGGTGCGCCAGAGTGGAAGTCACGTCATTTTGCGGAATGGCCCGGCCGGCTGCGTGGTGCCAAACCACAAGGAACTCAAAGTGGGAACGTTGGCCGGCGTGCTGCGCCAGGCTGGTGTGTCGGCGGGAGATTTTCTCCGCGCCCTGAATGACTGATCAGATCTCCCGGCGTGACTTTCCTGTGGAGAGCGGCCAACAGAGGTGGGCGATACGCGAGATCGTTCCGCGGTGCTCATTGACTCTCGTAGAAAGGGCGGTTGCCATGTCCTCGCTGGTCACCTGACCCCGGCGTTCAAGGGCTGGAGGAAATGACTGCTTGTCTGATTACCGGCGCATCGGGCTTTGTCGGCCGGGCGTTGTGGACTGCGTTGCGCGGACGCGGCTTCACGGCGCGTGCGGCGATGCGTCTGT from Betaproteobacteria bacterium carries:
- a CDS encoding NAD-dependent epimerase/dehydratase family protein produces the protein MSLPVLITGASGFVGKSLSNHLGAQGHVVRGGMRAPTEQFPFPSIAVGNIGPETDWTAALAGCQAVVHLAAHVHVMRHRAGDASGDFHRVNVEGSENLARQAARAGVRRFVFLSSVKVNGEEGAQRAFVESDPVMPMDAYGTSKAEAESKVGFEDDFGPK
- a CDS encoding type II toxin-antitoxin system HicB family antitoxin, whose product is MQLTAVLIHAEEGGFVALNPETGTTTQGETIDEALANLQEATSLYLEEFPTVVSGPPLVTTFTVLARA
- a CDS encoding type II toxin-antitoxin system HicA family toxin encodes the protein MPKLPRVSGAQAIRALERLGFAVVRQSGSHVILRNGPAGCVVPNHKELKVGTLAGVLRQAGVSAGDFLRALND